Proteins from a genomic interval of Aquabacterium sp. J223:
- the odhB gene encoding 2-oxoglutarate dehydrogenase complex dihydrolipoyllysine-residue succinyltransferase — MSLIEVKVPQLSESVSEATLLQWKKKAGDAVAVDEILIEIETDKVVLEVPAPSAGVLSEIVVADGGTVTSDQLIAKIDTEGKAAAGAPAPASAPAAAPAPVSAAAPAPAPAAGGAKSDVAMPAAAKLLADNNLSASQVAGTGKDGRVTKGDVLGALEGGGAKAAPAPAPAAPAAPARAPLPPVAAPAMSLGDRPEQRVPMSRLRARIAERLLQSQSTNAILTTFNEVNMAPVMEMRKRFQEKFEKEHGVKLGFMSFFVKAAVHALKKYPILNASVDGNDILYHGYFDIGIAVGSPRGLVVPILRNVDQMSFADIEKKIAEFGTKAKDGKLSIEELSGGTFSISNGGVFGSMLSTPIINPPQSAILGVHATKDRAVVENGQVVVRPINYLAMSYDHRIIDGREAVLGLVSMKEALEDPSRLLFDI, encoded by the coding sequence ATGTCCCTCATCGAAGTCAAGGTTCCGCAGCTGTCGGAGTCGGTGTCCGAAGCGACGCTGCTGCAGTGGAAGAAGAAGGCCGGCGACGCCGTCGCCGTCGACGAGATCCTCATCGAGATCGAGACCGACAAGGTCGTGCTGGAAGTGCCGGCGCCGTCGGCCGGCGTGCTGAGCGAGATCGTCGTCGCCGACGGCGGCACCGTCACCAGCGACCAGCTCATCGCCAAGATCGACACCGAGGGCAAGGCCGCCGCCGGCGCGCCCGCTCCGGCGTCCGCCCCCGCGGCGGCGCCGGCGCCGGTGAGCGCCGCCGCCCCGGCCCCGGCGCCTGCCGCCGGTGGCGCCAAGTCCGATGTCGCCATGCCGGCCGCGGCCAAGCTGCTGGCCGACAACAACCTGAGCGCCTCGCAGGTCGCCGGCACCGGCAAGGACGGCCGCGTGACCAAGGGCGACGTGCTCGGCGCGCTGGAAGGCGGCGGCGCCAAGGCGGCCCCCGCGCCGGCCCCGGCCGCGCCGGCGGCGCCCGCCCGCGCGCCGCTGCCGCCGGTGGCGGCGCCGGCCATGAGCCTGGGCGACCGGCCCGAGCAGCGCGTGCCGATGAGCCGCCTGCGCGCGCGCATCGCCGAGCGGCTGCTGCAGAGCCAGTCGACCAACGCCATCCTGACCACCTTCAACGAGGTCAACATGGCCCCGGTGATGGAGATGCGCAAGCGCTTCCAGGAGAAGTTCGAGAAGGAGCACGGCGTCAAGCTCGGCTTCATGAGCTTCTTCGTCAAGGCCGCGGTGCACGCGCTGAAGAAGTACCCCATCCTCAACGCCAGCGTCGACGGCAACGACATCCTGTACCACGGCTACTTCGACATCGGCATCGCGGTGGGTTCGCCGCGCGGCCTGGTGGTGCCCATCCTGCGCAACGTCGACCAGATGAGCTTCGCCGACATCGAGAAGAAGATCGCCGAGTTCGGCACCAAGGCCAAGGACGGCAAGCTGTCCATCGAGGAGCTGTCGGGCGGCACCTTCTCCATCTCCAACGGCGGTGTCTTCGGCTCGATGCTGTCCACGCCCATCATCAACCCGCCGCAGTCGGCCATCCTCGGCGTGCACGCCACCAAGGACCGCGCGGTGGTGGAGAACGGCCAGGTCGTGGTGCGCCCGATCAACTACCTGGCGATGAGCTACGACCATCGCATCATCGACGGCCGCGAGGCGGTGCTGGGGCTGGTGTCGATGAAGGAAGCGCTGGAAGACCCGTCGCGCCTGCTGTTCGATATTTGA
- the lpdA gene encoding dihydrolipoyl dehydrogenase yields the protein MSATNFDVVVIGGGPGGYIAAIRAAQLGFNTACIDEWKNGKGGPAPGGTCTNVGCIPSKALLQSSEHFEQAGHHFADHGIGLKDLSIDVAKMLGRKDTVVKQNNDGILYLFKKNKVTFFHGRGSFAKAAEGGAYEIAVAGDKPQTLTAKHVIVATGSNARALPGAAFDEDRILSNDGALRIPSVPKTLGVIGSGVIGLEMGSVWRRLGAEVTILEGLPTFLGAVDQAVAKEAHKAFTKQGLKIELGVKIAEVKTDKTGVSVSYTDAKGGAQVLECERLIVSIGRVPNTNGLNAEAVGLKLDERGAIAVDDECRTNLPNVWAIGDVVRGPMLAHKAEEEGVAVAERIAGQHGHVNFNTIPWVIYTSPEIAWVGQTEEQLKASGRAYKAGSFPFMANGRARALGDTTGFVKFIADAKTDEILGVHIVGPFASELIAEAVVAMEFKASAEDIARICHAHPSLSEATKEAALAVDKRTLNF from the coding sequence ATGAGTGCAACCAACTTCGACGTCGTCGTCATCGGCGGCGGCCCCGGCGGCTACATCGCGGCCATCCGCGCCGCCCAATTGGGCTTCAACACCGCCTGCATCGACGAGTGGAAGAACGGCAAGGGCGGCCCCGCGCCGGGCGGCACCTGCACCAACGTCGGCTGCATCCCGTCGAAGGCGCTGCTGCAGTCGTCGGAGCACTTCGAGCAGGCCGGCCACCACTTCGCCGACCACGGCATCGGCCTGAAGGACCTGTCCATCGACGTGGCCAAGATGCTGGGCCGCAAGGACACCGTCGTGAAGCAGAACAACGACGGCATCCTCTACCTGTTCAAGAAGAACAAGGTCACCTTCTTCCACGGCCGCGGCAGCTTCGCCAAGGCGGCCGAGGGCGGCGCCTACGAGATCGCCGTCGCCGGCGACAAGCCGCAGACGCTGACCGCCAAGCACGTCATCGTCGCCACCGGCTCCAACGCCCGCGCGCTGCCGGGCGCGGCCTTCGACGAGGACCGCATCCTCAGCAACGACGGCGCGCTGCGCATCCCGTCGGTGCCGAAGACGCTGGGCGTGATCGGCTCCGGCGTCATCGGGCTGGAGATGGGCTCGGTGTGGCGGCGCCTGGGCGCCGAGGTCACCATCCTGGAAGGCCTGCCGACCTTCCTCGGCGCGGTCGACCAGGCCGTCGCCAAGGAGGCGCACAAGGCCTTCACCAAGCAGGGCCTCAAGATCGAGCTCGGCGTCAAGATCGCCGAGGTGAAGACCGACAAGACCGGCGTCAGCGTGAGCTACACCGACGCCAAGGGCGGCGCGCAGGTGCTCGAGTGCGAACGGCTGATCGTCTCCATCGGCCGGGTGCCCAACACCAACGGCCTCAACGCCGAGGCGGTGGGGCTGAAGCTGGACGAGCGCGGCGCCATCGCGGTGGACGACGAATGCCGCACCAACCTGCCCAACGTCTGGGCCATCGGCGACGTGGTGCGCGGCCCGATGCTGGCGCACAAGGCCGAGGAAGAGGGCGTGGCGGTGGCCGAGCGCATCGCCGGCCAGCACGGCCATGTCAACTTCAACACCATCCCCTGGGTCATCTACACCAGCCCCGAGATCGCCTGGGTCGGCCAGACCGAGGAACAGCTCAAGGCCTCCGGCCGCGCCTACAAGGCCGGCAGCTTCCCCTTCATGGCCAACGGCCGGGCGCGGGCGCTGGGCGACACCACCGGCTTCGTCAAGTTCATCGCCGACGCCAAGACCGACGAGATCCTCGGCGTGCACATCGTCGGCCCCTTCGCCAGCGAGCTGATCGCCGAGGCGGTGGTGGCGATGGAGTTCAAGGCCAGCGCCGAGGACATCGCCCGCATCTGCCACGCGCATCCGTCGCTGTCCGAGGCGACCAAGGAAGCGGCGCTCGCGGTCGACAAGCGCACCCTGAACTTCTAA
- the zapE gene encoding cell division protein ZapE, producing MQVREIYQRTLQERGYSADPAQLRAIDALERCEREWADYKARRGNPISKLLRRPPLPKGVYMYGGVGRGKSFLMDCFFQAVPLTRKTRLHFHEFMREVHRELQELKGTADPLDELGRRIARRFRLICFDEFHVADVTDAMILHRLLQAMFDNRVSIVTTSNFHPDGLYPHGLHRDRILPAIALLKSKMEVVNVDHGTDYRQRTLNHLQLYHTPLGPQADAAMSAAFDELAEARDEDPLLRIEHREIRALRRAGGVVWFDFKSLCGGPRSQNDYLELATQFHTLLLSNVPQMPPRLASEARRFTLLVDVLYDRRVKLILSAEVPAEQLYTEGPLAHEFPRTVSRLQEMQSAEFLALERRDVDTSLT from the coding sequence TTGCAAGTTCGGGAGATCTATCAGCGCACGCTGCAGGAACGCGGCTACAGCGCCGACCCGGCGCAGCTGCGCGCCATCGACGCGCTCGAGCGCTGCGAGCGCGAATGGGCCGACTACAAGGCGCGGCGCGGCAACCCGATCAGCAAGCTGCTGCGCCGCCCGCCGCTGCCCAAGGGCGTGTACATGTACGGAGGCGTCGGCCGTGGCAAGAGCTTCCTGATGGACTGCTTCTTCCAGGCCGTGCCGCTGACGCGCAAGACCCGGCTGCACTTCCACGAGTTCATGCGCGAGGTGCACCGCGAGCTGCAGGAGCTGAAGGGCACCGCCGACCCGCTGGACGAACTGGGCCGGCGCATCGCGCGCCGCTTCAGGCTGATCTGCTTCGACGAGTTCCACGTCGCCGACGTGACCGACGCGATGATCCTGCACCGGCTGCTGCAGGCGATGTTCGACAACCGGGTGAGCATCGTCACCACGTCGAACTTCCACCCCGACGGGCTCTACCCGCACGGCCTGCACCGCGACCGCATCCTGCCGGCCATCGCGCTGCTGAAGTCGAAGATGGAGGTGGTCAACGTCGACCACGGCACCGACTACCGGCAGCGCACGCTCAACCACCTCCAGCTCTACCACACGCCGCTGGGCCCGCAGGCCGACGCGGCGATGTCGGCGGCCTTCGACGAACTGGCCGAGGCCCGCGACGAGGACCCGCTGCTGCGCATCGAGCACCGCGAGATCCGCGCGCTGCGCCGTGCGGGCGGCGTGGTCTGGTTCGACTTCAAGTCGCTGTGCGGCGGCCCGCGCTCGCAGAACGACTACCTGGAGCTGGCCACCCAGTTCCACACCCTGCTGCTGTCCAACGTGCCGCAGATGCCGCCGCGGCTGGCCAGCGAGGCGCGGCGCTTCACGCTGCTGGTCGACGTGCTGTACGACCGCCGGGTCAAGCTGATCCTGTCGGCCGAGGTGCCTGCGGAACAGCTCTACACCGAAGGCCCGCTGGCCCACGAGTTCCCGCGCACGGTGTCGCGGCTGCAGGAAATGCAGTCGGCCGAGTTCCTGGCACTGGAGCGGCGCGACGTGGACACCTCCTTGACGTAG
- a CDS encoding endonuclease/exonuclease/phosphatase family protein, which yields MKLETLSIATFNLLNLNEPGLPLYTRPGWSEAALQRKVDWTAGQLALLDADVVGLQELWHDSALQRVLAQGDLAQRYDALVPADAKGKRIVCAALVRKGLLAGTPEWIADFPTGFRLQSGGDDPQTPGIRVTIKGFSRPVLRLAIRPRQDEAEVQVYVCHLKSKAPTQVGREAWFKADRDTYAPHAEALGAAISTVRRTAEAAALRWLLTERMKGNDAPVIVIGDINDGQSSNTGNILTGQPIYLVGDSLGGRDAALYTTQTLQEYRDTRDVYYTHVHQGLRESLDHILVSEQFYDHSRKRRWLFDGLVINNDHLNFEDHERHGTNDHGIVRAVFTHKPAKKV from the coding sequence ATGAAGCTCGAGACCCTGTCGATCGCCACCTTCAACCTGCTCAACCTGAACGAGCCCGGCCTGCCGCTGTACACCCGGCCCGGCTGGAGCGAGGCCGCACTGCAGCGCAAGGTCGACTGGACCGCCGGCCAGCTGGCGCTGCTGGACGCCGACGTGGTCGGCCTGCAGGAGCTGTGGCATGACAGCGCGCTGCAGCGGGTGCTGGCGCAGGGCGACCTGGCCCAGCGCTACGACGCCCTGGTGCCGGCCGACGCCAAGGGCAAGCGCATCGTCTGCGCGGCGCTGGTGCGCAAGGGGCTGCTGGCCGGCACGCCCGAATGGATCGCCGATTTCCCGACCGGCTTTCGCCTGCAGTCCGGCGGCGACGACCCGCAGACGCCCGGCATCCGGGTGACGATCAAGGGCTTCTCGCGACCGGTGCTGCGCCTGGCCATCCGGCCGCGGCAGGACGAGGCCGAGGTGCAGGTCTACGTCTGCCACCTCAAGTCCAAGGCGCCGACGCAGGTCGGCCGCGAGGCCTGGTTCAAGGCCGACCGCGACACCTACGCGCCGCATGCCGAGGCGCTCGGCGCGGCGATCTCCACCGTGCGGCGCACCGCCGAGGCGGCCGCGCTGCGCTGGCTGCTGACAGAACGGATGAAAGGCAACGACGCGCCGGTGATCGTGATCGGCGACATCAACGACGGGCAGAGCAGCAACACCGGCAACATCCTGACCGGCCAGCCGATCTACCTGGTGGGCGACTCGCTTGGCGGGCGCGACGCGGCGCTCTACACCACGCAGACGCTGCAGGAGTACCGCGACACCCGCGACGTCTACTACACCCATGTGCACCAGGGGCTGCGCGAGTCGCTGGACCACATCCTGGTCAGCGAGCAGTTCTACGACCACAGCCGCAAGCGGCGCTGGCTGTTCGACGGGCTGGTCATCAACAACGATCACCTCAACTTCGAGGACCACGAGCGCCACGGCACCAACGACCACGGCATCGTGCGCGCGGTGTTCACGCACAAGCCGGCCAAGAAGGTTTAG
- a CDS encoding TauD/TfdA dioxygenase family protein yields the protein MTLQTRPLTPHIGAEAIGIDIRQPLTPEQVHEIEAAMDRHAVLVFKRQPLDQDQQIRFAQSFGPLDLGFRRVRGGPHRFKHAELADISNVTVDGDIAAREHAKIVGNLGNQLWHSDSSFQRPRAKYSMLSAVVVPAKGGDTEFTDLRAAYDALDEDTKARIDGLTAVHYALHSRFMLGDTGYDEAQRNVMPPVEWPLVQTDPRSGRRILWVGAHCERIVGMTVPEGRMLLWDLLEHATQREFVYRHQWEVGDLVMWDNTATLHRGRHFDFAERRELRRATTEEVVTSPEAQRLAA from the coding sequence ATGACCCTGCAGACCCGCCCCCTGACCCCGCACATCGGCGCCGAGGCCATCGGCATCGACATCCGCCAGCCGCTCACGCCCGAGCAGGTGCACGAGATCGAGGCCGCGATGGACCGCCATGCGGTGCTGGTGTTCAAGCGCCAGCCGCTGGACCAGGACCAGCAGATCCGCTTCGCGCAGAGCTTCGGCCCGCTGGACCTGGGCTTCCGCCGGGTGCGCGGCGGCCCGCACCGCTTCAAGCACGCCGAGCTGGCCGACATCTCCAACGTCACCGTCGACGGCGACATCGCGGCGCGCGAGCACGCCAAGATCGTCGGCAACCTGGGCAACCAGCTCTGGCACAGCGACAGCTCGTTCCAGCGGCCGCGGGCCAAGTACTCGATGCTGTCGGCGGTGGTGGTGCCGGCCAAGGGCGGCGACACCGAGTTCACCGACCTGCGCGCCGCCTACGACGCGCTGGACGAGGACACCAAGGCCCGCATCGACGGCCTGACGGCGGTGCACTACGCGCTGCACTCGCGCTTCATGCTGGGCGACACCGGCTACGACGAGGCGCAGCGCAACGTGATGCCGCCGGTGGAATGGCCGCTGGTGCAGACGGACCCGCGCTCGGGCCGGCGCATCCTGTGGGTGGGCGCGCACTGCGAGCGCATCGTCGGCATGACCGTGCCCGAAGGCCGCATGCTGCTGTGGGACCTGCTGGAGCACGCCACCCAGCGCGAGTTCGTCTACCGGCACCAGTGGGAGGTGGGCGACCTGGTGATGTGGGACAACACCGCCACCCTGCACCGCGGCCGGCACTTCGACTTCGCCGAGCGGCGCGAGCTGCGCCGCGCGACCACCGAGGAGGTGGTGACCTCGCCGGAGGCGCAGCGGCTGGCGGCCTGA
- a CDS encoding tripartite tricarboxylate transporter substrate binding protein, protein MTRHPSTTRRLLLALAAAACAPAATAQSEPASAFPSKPVKLIVPFAPGGPTDTAARLIAERLQANWKQPVVIDYKPGGGTTVGTSTLAKSPADGYTLGMAISAFMINASLQPSLPYDTLKDLTAVSQIAQAHYGVFAHPSAPFNTVAELVAYTKKNPDAVSYATPGIGTGTHLAGELLNSTAGIRMVHVPYKGSAPAQQDVLGGRVPLLFDVAYSAMPFVRDKRLKVIALASPKRSGSLPEVPTIAETLPGVAGMSVIGVIAPAGVPRDLLRRIGADIAAAVKSPEVVERMAQLGMEPVGSTPDEYNALIRSEIDKWQQVVKAAGIKPE, encoded by the coding sequence ATGACCCGCCACCCCTCGACCACCCGCCGCCTGCTGCTCGCGCTGGCGGCGGCCGCCTGCGCGCCGGCCGCCACCGCGCAATCCGAACCGGCGTCGGCCTTCCCCAGCAAGCCGGTGAAGCTGATCGTGCCCTTCGCCCCCGGCGGCCCCACCGACACCGCCGCACGGCTGATCGCCGAGCGCCTGCAGGCGAACTGGAAGCAGCCGGTGGTGATCGACTACAAGCCGGGCGGCGGCACCACCGTGGGCACCAGCACGCTGGCCAAGTCGCCGGCCGACGGCTACACGCTGGGCATGGCGATCAGCGCCTTCATGATCAACGCCTCGCTGCAGCCCAGCCTGCCGTACGACACGCTGAAGGATTTGACCGCCGTCTCGCAGATCGCGCAGGCGCACTACGGCGTGTTCGCCCACCCTTCGGCCCCCTTCAACACCGTGGCCGAGCTGGTGGCCTACACGAAGAAGAACCCCGATGCGGTGAGCTATGCCACCCCCGGCATCGGCACCGGCACGCACCTGGCCGGTGAACTGCTGAACAGCACGGCCGGCATCCGCATGGTCCACGTGCCCTACAAGGGCAGCGCCCCGGCGCAGCAGGACGTGCTGGGCGGCCGGGTGCCGCTGCTGTTCGACGTCGCCTACTCGGCCATGCCCTTCGTGCGCGACAAGCGGCTGAAGGTCATCGCCCTGGCCAGCCCGAAACGGTCGGGCAGCCTGCCCGAGGTGCCGACCATCGCCGAGACGCTGCCCGGCGTCGCCGGCATGAGCGTGATCGGCGTCATCGCACCGGCCGGCGTGCCGCGCGACCTGCTGCGCCGCATCGGCGCCGACATCGCGGCCGCCGTGAAGTCGCCGGAGGTGGTCGAGCGCATGGCCCAGCTGGGCATGGAGCCGGTGGGCTCCACCCCCGACGAGTACAACGCGCTGATCCGCAGCGAGATCGACAAGTGGCAGCAGGTGGTCAAGGCCGCCGGCATCAAGCCCGAGTGA
- a CDS encoding IclR family transcriptional regulator: MPRKAALTTSVSALERGFAVLDCFAQAAGPLGNGEVAAATGLPKPTVYRLISTLVGLGQLKPVPNADRYELAAGVVHLAQAFLGGLDVRRHARPHLLAVAEACKASAFLGVRDGDQMLVVEAGRSRSAVAVLGSDIGTRMALGTSALGRAWLAGLDEPARATVLAELRQRRAPGSGPALDGAIRDAQRLGHALSLGEWHPDIHAVAVPVRTPSGEVVSLNCGGPAFVLTHDRLRETVVPALTEAARRLAADIGGLAGLALTQPRPRRDPAEAGPTPASPPDTPHHKTPRRAKETTR; this comes from the coding sequence ATGCCGCGCAAGGCCGCCCTCACCACCAGCGTCAGCGCCCTGGAGCGCGGCTTCGCGGTGCTCGACTGCTTCGCGCAGGCGGCCGGCCCGCTGGGCAACGGCGAGGTGGCCGCCGCCACCGGCCTGCCCAAGCCCACCGTCTACCGGCTGATCTCCACGCTGGTCGGGCTGGGCCAGCTCAAGCCGGTGCCGAACGCCGACCGCTACGAGCTGGCGGCCGGCGTGGTGCACCTGGCCCAGGCCTTCCTCGGCGGGCTCGACGTGCGCCGCCACGCCCGGCCGCACCTGCTGGCGGTGGCCGAGGCGTGCAAGGCCTCGGCCTTCCTCGGCGTGCGCGACGGCGACCAGATGCTGGTGGTCGAGGCCGGCCGCTCGCGGTCCGCGGTGGCGGTGCTGGGCAGCGACATCGGCACCCGCATGGCGCTCGGCACGTCGGCCCTCGGCCGTGCCTGGCTGGCCGGCCTCGACGAGCCGGCGCGGGCGACGGTGCTGGCCGAGCTGCGACAGCGCCGGGCGCCCGGCAGCGGTCCCGCGCTGGACGGCGCCATCCGCGACGCGCAGCGGCTGGGCCATGCGCTGTCGCTGGGCGAATGGCATCCCGACATCCACGCGGTGGCGGTGCCGGTGCGCACGCCCAGCGGCGAGGTGGTCAGCCTGAACTGCGGCGGGCCGGCGTTCGTGCTGACGCACGACCGGCTGCGCGAGACCGTGGTGCCGGCGCTGACCGAGGCCGCGCGCCGCCTGGCCGCCGACATCGGCGGGCTGGCCGGCCTGGCGCTGACGCAGCCGAGGCCACGGCGCGACCCGGCCGAGGCCGGCCCCACCCCCGCATCCCCACCCGACACCCCACACCACAAGACGCCCCGACGGGCCAAGGAGACGACACGATGA